In a single window of the Malaciobacter mytili LMG 24559 genome:
- a CDS encoding replication initiation protein has product MSGNNNLDINSKSQIGEIRFPRSQAQADYKIEKKKVVRRDGTVFYKKTTTTNDEKIADACVQIFQQSSLAKEFDYDNLRENAIKNLLPRFNKYKLIVTDDVTKKEKDKIEEKQEIAIAQYIRDYIEKNIDLTFQIDFDKFIKMTGIKSAERIGNALNMLDEVQSKASYEYKLPVINEDFSQITYELTKVSTIPRISLILDEDMGKKYNTISEYAQSDIKNKRKHILGIKFDINKSYLSSVLGLGRDYTATNRKDRNNFTSSYSYRLDILIKSIEKVQHISKFNYFTFEQIQKKFGTQFKEYRDFKRRVLLPSIKDINEYTYLNIELIEHRQNNAKNREVEGISFRITKKISIDKKTKFGVDKTAYYIASRLFYFTNEKIDNLLGFAKHIEKTFNSLDIVLYDGKYINEWKDEADKAVEAEAELIKILEDNNRLFIQKGIEYDEKRMCIVQKEIIQNEEGVPASKIKIITTSNYRVENPITSLIYIKELTDREGESSYSILDFLPFSIALSDGWKNIDNVEDYIRFKKNIIEILIEKRINHIKVENKEIQELLYTNIVRENIKEINDKYREIIKSLVK; this is encoded by the coding sequence ATGAGTGGTAATAATAATTTAGATATTAATTCTAAATCACAAATAGGAGAAATTAGATTTCCTAGATCACAAGCACAAGCAGATTATAAGATTGAAAAGAAAAAAGTAGTTAGACGTGATGGTACAGTTTTTTATAAAAAAACAACTACTACGAATGATGAAAAAATAGCTGATGCTTGTGTTCAAATTTTTCAACAATCAAGTTTGGCAAAAGAATTTGATTATGATAATTTAAGAGAAAATGCTATTAAAAATTTATTACCTCGTTTTAATAAATATAAGCTTATTGTTACTGATGATGTTACAAAAAAAGAAAAAGATAAAATTGAAGAAAAACAAGAAATTGCAATTGCTCAGTATATAAGGGATTATATTGAAAAAAATATTGATTTGACATTTCAAATAGACTTTGACAAATTTATAAAAATGACAGGAATAAAAAGTGCAGAAAGAATTGGTAATGCTCTTAATATGCTCGATGAAGTACAGAGTAAAGCTAGTTATGAATATAAACTTCCTGTAATAAATGAAGATTTTTCACAAATAACTTATGAATTAACAAAAGTTTCAACTATACCAAGAATATCACTTATTTTAGATGAAGATATGGGAAAAAAATATAATACAATTTCTGAATATGCTCAAAGTGATATAAAAAATAAAAGAAAACATATACTTGGAATAAAATTTGATATAAATAAATCTTATTTGTCTTCTGTATTAGGCTTAGGAAGAGATTATACTGCAACAAATAGAAAAGATAGAAATAATTTTACTTCATCATATTCTTATAGGCTTGATATTTTAATAAAATCTATAGAAAAAGTTCAACATATTTCAAAGTTTAATTATTTTACTTTTGAGCAAATTCAAAAAAAATTTGGTACACAATTTAAAGAATATAGAGATTTTAAACGAAGAGTATTGCTTCCATCAATAAAAGATATAAATGAATATACTTATTTAAATATAGAATTAATTGAGCATAGACAGAATAATGCAAAAAATCGAGAAGTTGAAGGAATTAGCTTTAGAATAACAAAAAAGATAAGTATAGATAAGAAAACAAAATTTGGTGTAGATAAGACTGCATATTATATTGCATCAAGATTATTCTATTTTACAAATGAGAAAATTGATAATTTATTAGGTTTTGCAAAACATATAGAAAAAACTTTTAATTCATTAGATATTGTTTTATATGATGGAAAATATATAAATGAATGGAAAGATGAAGCAGATAAAGCAGTAGAAGCTGAAGCAGAATTGATAAAAATCTTGGAAGATAATAATAGGTTATTTATACAAAAAGGTATAGAGTATGATGAAAAGAGAATGTGTATAGTACAAAAAGAAATAATCCAAAATGAAGAGGGAGTTCCTGCTTCAAAAATTAAAATTATTACAACTTCAAATTATCGAGTAGAAAATCCTATCACTTCTCTTATATATATAAAAGAATTAACAGATAGAGAAGGAGAAAGCTCATATTCAATTTTAGATTTTTTACCCTTCTCTATTGCATTATCTGATGGATGGAAGAATATTGACAATGTTGAAGATTATATAAGATTCAAAAAAAATATTATCGAAATATTAATAGAAAAGAGAATTAACCATATAAAAGTAGAAAACAAAGAAATACAAGAACTATTATATACAAATATTGTAAGGGAAAATATTAAGGAAATTAATGATAAGTACAGAGAAATAATTAAAAGTCTTGTAAAATAA